The segment ACGTGCTCTATCTCGGCCGCGGCACCAGCTATCCGCTGGCGCTCGAAGGCGCGCTGAAGCTGAAGGAAATTTCCTACATCCACGCCGAGGGCTACGCCGCCGGCGAGCTCAAGCACGGTCCGATCGCGCTGATCGACGAGACCATGCCGGTCGTCGTTATCGCGCCCTACGACCGGGTGTTCGAGAAAACAGTCTCGAACATGCAGGAGGTTGCAGCCCGCGGCGGCAACATCATCCTGATGACCGATGCCAAGGGCGCGGAGGAGGCGACGGTGAAGTCCCTTGTCACCATCGTCATGCCGGACATGGCGGCGGCGTTCACGCCGATGGTCTATTCCATCCCGGTGCAGCTGCTCGCCTATCATACGGCCGTGGTGATGGGCACCGATGTCGACCAGCCGCGTAATCTCGCGAAATCCGTGACCGTGGAATAGGCAAAAGGGATCAGGCCGCGCTCTTCCAAAACCTGCTAGAAGCCCCTAGCTTGACCGAAGCGACCGACCTGGAACCCGAATGACCACCCGCGACGATGCGCCTGCGCCTCTTGATCCCGCCCCGGAACCACATACCGGCCTGATGGGCCGCTTCCGCAACTATTTCCTGACCGGGCTCATCGTCACCGGTCCGATCGCGATCACGCTGTATCTGGTCTGGTGGTTCGTCACCTGGGTCGACGGCGTGGTGCGGCCGTTCGTGCCGCTGGCCTATCGTCCCGAAACCTATCTGCCCTATGGCGTTCCCGGCTGGGGGCTGATTGTCGCATTCTTCACGCTGACGCTGGTCGGCTTCCTCGCGGCCAACCTGATCGGCCGGACGCTGGTCGATGTCGGCGAGACCTTGCTCGGCCAGATTCCGGCCGTCCGCGCCATCTACCGCGGCCTGAAGCAGGTGTTCGAGACTCTGTTCTCGGGCAAGGGCTCGAGCTTCCGCAAGGTCGGCCTCGTCGAGTTTCCCTCGCCCGGCATGTGGTCGATCGTGCTGATCTCGCAATCGCCGAACGAAGAGGTCTCGCGCAGCCTGCCGGGGCAGGAGGAACATGTCTCGGTGTTTCTGCCGTGCTCGCCGAACCCGACCACGGGCTTCTTCTTCTACGTGCCGAGGAGCAAGATCATCGAGGTCGATCTCACCGCCGAGGATGCCGCGACATTGATCATGTCGGCCGGCGTTGTGCAGCCGGGCGCAGCACCCGACGCGAAGAAGGCCGCTGCGCTCGCCGGCATGGCGAACGCCGCGCGTATCGCCAACGCCTCCACGCTCCAGCCCGAGCCTGCGAAGGTGGAGTAGCGCCATTCCAGTTTGGGATGGCCGCATTCACTCAGGCACGTCGGTCCTCTGCTAGTGTCCCGGCCGAACCGGGCGCGTCGCTCGGAATTCGACCTGGAGTGTCCGATGTCCAAGACGATTGCGATCCTCGCACCCGGCGCCATGGGCAGCGCCGTGGCCCGCCGCCTGAGCGAGAACGGCGCGCGCGTGCTGACCTCGCTGAAGGGGCGGAGCGAAGCGACGCTGAAACGGGCGGCGGATTCCGGCATGGTCGGCGCCGACGATGACGCCATCGCCGAGGCCGACATCATCCTCTCCATCGTGCCGCCCGGCGAAGCTGTGGCGCTCGCCGAGCGCCTGGCCGCGCTGATCGTGAGGCATGCGAAGAAGCCGGTCGTGGTCGATTGCAACGCCGTCAATGTCGACACCGTGCTGCGGATCGAAGAGATCATCGGCTCGGCGCAGGCGCCGTTCGTCGATGGCGGCATCATCGGCTTCCCGCCGCAGCCCGGCGGGAAGAGTCCGGCCTTCTACATGTCGGGCGAGCACGCCAAGGACGTCGCGGTGCTGAAAGATCTGGGGCTCGACGTTCGGATCGTCGCGGGCCCGGTCGGCGCGGCCTCTGCGCTGAAAATGTCCTACGCTGGCATCGTCAAGGGTCTCGCCGGCATCGGCTCGGCCATGGTGGTCGCGGCGACGAAGGCGGGCGCTGCGGATGCACTCCGCGACGAGCTCGCGCTGAGCCAGCCGGCAATCCTGGCGCGGCTCGAGGTCGCGCTGCCCGACATGATTCCGAAGGCGTATCGCTGGGTGGCGGAGATGCATGAGATCGCAGGCTTCCTCGGCCCGGATCATCCCGCAAGCCAGATCTATGAGGGCTTCGCCAAATGGTTCGAGCATCTCGCCGGGGATGCGAAAGGCGAGGCGGTGGATGCGGCGCTGCTGAAGGCATTTGCCGCGAGCATCGCGAAGAAGAAGCCCTGATTTTCGGGCGTTTCGCGCCTGCCGAAACGTCAGTCCGACTGACCTGTGGCGCGCCAGAGATCGCGAACGCGTGAACTGATGTCCTGGCGTCGGGCGGGACGAAGCATGTCCAGCCTTAACGAAGCCGTTCGGTTCCATCAGTGAAACCGATTTGCACCGGCCGCGAAGATTTCTGGAAATTGCCCCCGGCTAGTCTCCACCCCG is part of the Bradyrhizobium commune genome and harbors:
- a CDS encoding DUF502 domain-containing protein; translated protein: MTTRDDAPAPLDPAPEPHTGLMGRFRNYFLTGLIVTGPIAITLYLVWWFVTWVDGVVRPFVPLAYRPETYLPYGVPGWGLIVAFFTLTLVGFLAANLIGRTLVDVGETLLGQIPAVRAIYRGLKQVFETLFSGKGSSFRKVGLVEFPSPGMWSIVLISQSPNEEVSRSLPGQEEHVSVFLPCSPNPTTGFFFYVPRSKIIEVDLTAEDAATLIMSAGVVQPGAAPDAKKAAALAGMANAARIANASTLQPEPAKVE
- a CDS encoding NAD(P)-dependent oxidoreductase — translated: MSKTIAILAPGAMGSAVARRLSENGARVLTSLKGRSEATLKRAADSGMVGADDDAIAEADIILSIVPPGEAVALAERLAALIVRHAKKPVVVDCNAVNVDTVLRIEEIIGSAQAPFVDGGIIGFPPQPGGKSPAFYMSGEHAKDVAVLKDLGLDVRIVAGPVGAASALKMSYAGIVKGLAGIGSAMVVAATKAGAADALRDELALSQPAILARLEVALPDMIPKAYRWVAEMHEIAGFLGPDHPASQIYEGFAKWFEHLAGDAKGEAVDAALLKAFAASIAKKKP